One window of Steroidobacteraceae bacterium genomic DNA carries:
- a CDS encoding DUF3291 domain-containing protein, with amino-acid sequence MAEYELAQLNVARLIAPIDSPRLTAFVANLDRINALAEQSPGFVWRLQTEDGDATAIRPFGVDYIVNLSVWTDIASLHSYVYRTAHIEVMRRRKEWFAPMGEAYLVLWWIAAGHKPTVEEARARLTALQANGPSSQAFTFKRPFPNPAEQQSADLACFDDTCPAG; translated from the coding sequence GTGGCTGAGTACGAACTCGCGCAGCTGAACGTCGCGCGTCTCATCGCGCCGATCGACTCGCCTAGGCTGACGGCTTTTGTCGCGAATCTCGATAGGATCAATGCACTGGCTGAGCAGTCGCCAGGATTTGTCTGGCGACTGCAGACCGAGGACGGTGATGCGACAGCGATTCGACCTTTTGGCGTCGATTACATAGTCAATCTCTCGGTATGGACCGACATCGCTTCGTTACATAGCTATGTGTATCGAACCGCGCATATCGAAGTCATGCGACGGCGCAAGGAGTGGTTCGCACCGATGGGAGAGGCCTATCTGGTGCTGTGGTGGATCGCGGCTGGGCACAAGCCGACGGTCGAGGAAGCCAGGGCCAGGCTCACCGCGTTGCAAGCCAATGGACCATCGTCACAGGCGTTTACGTTCAAGCGCCCTTTCCCGAACCCAGCCGAACAGCAAAGCGCCGACCTTGCGTGCTTTGACGACACTTGCCCCGCCGGTTAG
- a CDS encoding glyoxalase/bleomycin resistance/dioxygenase family protein, translating to MEDSAHFMRIVGMRSIFDGAEVSVYEMRGGTHLVLMRKDSVSAGAASFDLMVDDLRTMHHRLVQHGLNPSPIEARPSIDHEVFAVREPAGHMITFFSSHSSGQPI from the coding sequence ATGGAAGACTCCGCTCATTTCATGCGAATCGTGGGCATGCGCAGCATTTTTGACGGAGCCGAAGTTTCGGTCTATGAAATGCGTGGTGGCACACATCTGGTCCTGATGCGAAAAGACTCAGTTAGCGCCGGCGCCGCCTCTTTCGATCTCATGGTTGACGATCTTCGAACAATGCATCATCGGTTGGTTCAACATGGACTCAATCCGTCGCCTATCGAAGCCCGTCCGTCGATCGATCACGAGGTATTTGCCGTTCGAGAACCTGCGGGACATATGATTACATTCTTCTCAAGCCATTCGTCAGGACAGCCGATATGA
- a CDS encoding DUF1566 domain-containing protein, with the protein MRPGSLFVALAIGYCTCASSGEQTCSGAPTRNASDFIFVAGGSQVLDKTSGLIWMRCLEGQSWTGDNCVADDPNAVNPGPNISFAEAKVLAASRTTDEESWRLPSKSELLTLRESRCYNPSFSLIVFPTRPAWSSDGFFWTSTPEAEGVALVSAIGTSDAWSSTDESNIYHVRLVRNMPKPGE; encoded by the coding sequence GTGCGTCCAGGTTCGTTGTTTGTTGCGCTGGCGATCGGTTATTGCACTTGCGCGTCTTCGGGTGAGCAGACTTGCAGTGGCGCACCGACCCGAAATGCGAGCGACTTCATATTTGTAGCGGGAGGAAGCCAAGTTCTGGACAAAACGTCCGGACTTATATGGATGCGTTGCCTCGAGGGCCAGTCGTGGACAGGAGACAATTGCGTCGCCGATGATCCGAACGCCGTCAATCCGGGGCCGAATATCAGCTTTGCCGAAGCAAAGGTACTGGCGGCTTCCAGAACGACCGACGAGGAATCCTGGCGATTGCCTTCGAAGTCTGAACTACTGACCTTGCGTGAATCGCGCTGCTACAATCCGTCCTTCAGCCTCATAGTCTTTCCGACCAGGCCGGCTTGGTCGTCAGACGGGTTCTTCTGGACCTCGACTCCGGAGGCAGAAGGTGTCGCACTTGTTTCGGCCATAGGCACCAGCGATGCCTGGTCGAGCACTGACGAATCAAATATCTACCACGTCCGCCTGGTCCGAAACATGCCAAAACCGGGCGAGTAG
- a CDS encoding glutathione S-transferase family protein: protein MSSPAKLITIRLSHYCEKARWALDRAGVPYVEEAHIPLVHRIFTTRNKGRTVPLLVVGSNVLVDSPAIVAYADSFGGGDLLYPKDDARRQEVNRWESYFDRELGPHVRRWLYSYLLDRRRLMIDLWSDGVPAIEACMTPIVYPLARRLIRRGYRVTAEDAARSLDAIKTVFSKVGASLEEGNQFLVGEQFTAADLAFASLAAPLLLPPTCPAALPTRNQLPQSLLDGLEEFRTSKAGMFALRLYDQARHDARRGRVTSV, encoded by the coding sequence ATGTCCAGCCCGGCCAAACTGATCACGATTCGATTGAGTCATTACTGCGAAAAGGCCCGGTGGGCTCTGGACCGGGCGGGCGTTCCTTACGTCGAAGAAGCCCACATTCCCTTGGTTCATCGAATCTTCACGACTCGCAACAAGGGCAGGACCGTGCCGCTCTTGGTGGTGGGTTCCAATGTGCTCGTCGATTCCCCTGCTATCGTTGCCTATGCAGACAGTTTCGGCGGTGGCGATCTGCTTTATCCAAAAGACGACGCGCGTCGGCAGGAGGTCAACCGATGGGAGTCGTACTTTGATCGGGAGCTCGGTCCCCATGTCCGCCGCTGGCTCTACTCATATCTGCTCGATCGAAGGCGACTGATGATTGACCTGTGGTCCGATGGCGTTCCGGCAATCGAAGCTTGCATGACACCCATCGTTTACCCGCTCGCGCGGCGGCTAATTCGCCGGGGCTATCGAGTCACGGCAGAGGACGCAGCACGATCCCTCGACGCCATCAAAACAGTTTTCTCCAAGGTGGGTGCCAGTCTCGAGGAAGGAAACCAATTCCTCGTCGGCGAGCAATTTACCGCAGCCGATCTGGCTTTTGCGTCGCTGGCTGCGCCATTGTTGCTGCCCCCGACGTGCCCCGCCGCGCTGCCGACTCGAAATCAGCTACCACAATCTTTGTTGGACGGACTGGAAGAATTTCGAACCAGCAAAGCCGGCATGTTTGCCTTGCGGCTTTATGACCAGGCACGACACGATGCGAGACGCGGGCGGGTTACCAGCGTCTGA
- a CDS encoding MBL fold metallo-hydrolase, translated as MNASIWQSTLLVVAFSIAGTANARVANAANHVDTTAREPAIRVTLLGTGRPEPVIDRFGPSTLIEAGGETLLIDCGRGATQRLWQLGIPLSRVSATFITHLHSDHTVGLPDLWLTGWLPTAFGRRAAPLRVFGPTGTLAMTNALTIAFAWDIDRRGRGEGLPPAGIAFDTHDVQPGVVFERHGLRVTAFAVDHGGLLEPAYGYRVDFHGRSVVVSGDTRPSENLVRVAEGTDVLVHEVIAAPIALLERSETARRIAAFHTAPEEAGRIFTRVRPRLAVYSHVVLLTTDPAYPAPKAGELVPRTRTTYDGPVQVGEDLMEIEIGSEIKVCRRASNDDRNEPPQCPARPN; from the coding sequence ATGAACGCAAGCATTTGGCAAAGCACTCTGCTGGTGGTGGCATTTTCAATTGCCGGTACCGCCAATGCGCGTGTTGCAAATGCTGCTAATCACGTCGATACAACAGCCCGCGAGCCCGCAATTCGCGTGACGCTGCTTGGCACTGGGCGCCCAGAACCAGTGATCGATCGTTTCGGCCCGAGCACCCTCATCGAGGCGGGCGGCGAGACCTTGCTGATCGATTGCGGACGCGGGGCCACGCAGCGGCTTTGGCAGCTCGGCATCCCGCTGTCGCGCGTCAGCGCCACCTTTATCACACATCTTCATTCCGACCACACGGTTGGATTGCCCGATCTGTGGTTGACCGGGTGGCTACCGACTGCTTTCGGGCGTCGCGCGGCTCCGCTCCGTGTTTTTGGCCCAACCGGCACACTGGCCATGACCAACGCGCTCACTATCGCATTCGCGTGGGACATCGACCGTCGAGGTCGCGGTGAGGGCCTCCCGCCGGCGGGAATTGCGTTCGACACGCACGATGTGCAGCCGGGCGTCGTGTTCGAACGTCATGGACTTCGAGTGACCGCATTCGCAGTGGATCACGGTGGTTTGCTCGAGCCGGCTTACGGTTATCGCGTCGATTTTCATGGGCGGTCGGTCGTCGTATCGGGCGATACGCGTCCGAGCGAAAACCTGGTTCGTGTGGCGGAGGGAACGGATGTGCTCGTTCACGAGGTGATTGCTGCGCCTATTGCTTTGCTCGAACGGTCGGAGACTGCACGGCGAATCGCCGCCTTCCACACAGCTCCAGAGGAGGCTGGGCGCATATTCACGCGAGTACGACCCCGACTGGCCGTGTACTCACATGTGGTCCTGCTCACCACCGATCCGGCCTATCCCGCGCCGAAAGCGGGCGAGCTCGTGCCGCGAACGCGAACGACCTATGATGGCCCTGTTCAGGTCGGCGAGGATCTCATGGAAATCGAAATCGGCAGCGAGATCAAGGTTTGTCGGCGGGCCAGCAATGACGATCGCAACGAGCCACCACAATGTCCAGCCCGGCCAAACTGA
- a CDS encoding DUF1272 domain-containing protein has protein sequence MLAVAMLELRPNCECCDRDLPPDSTQAMICSFECTFCRSCAETVLSGYCPNCGGELVVRPRRPKSELGTHPASTRRVVRPGGCGSAA, from the coding sequence ATGCTGGCCGTAGCGATGCTTGAACTCCGCCCGAACTGCGAGTGTTGCGACCGCGATCTCCCTCCTGACTCCACCCAAGCAATGATTTGCTCATTTGAATGCACGTTTTGTCGATCGTGTGCTGAGACCGTGCTCTCGGGTTATTGCCCAAATTGCGGCGGAGAATTGGTCGTACGGCCACGCCGGCCGAAATCCGAACTCGGAACCCATCCGGCATCGACACGTCGAGTTGTGAGGCCCGGCGGTTGCGGGAGTGCCGCATGA
- a CDS encoding YciI family protein has translation MKYLISFPAAAMKVPSDEMAAVGEAARSVIREAKKAGVYVFGGGINASIAPVLVGADGGITDRTYPQTREFDGGFCVLELNSRELAVHWAAKIAKACRCAQELREFMYDPES, from the coding sequence ATGAAATACCTCATATCCTTTCCAGCGGCTGCAATGAAGGTTCCGAGCGACGAGATGGCAGCCGTCGGCGAGGCGGCGCGCTCTGTGATTCGGGAGGCGAAAAAGGCAGGTGTGTATGTTTTCGGGGGCGGCATCAACGCCAGCATCGCGCCAGTGCTGGTCGGAGCGGACGGTGGAATCACCGATCGGACGTATCCCCAAACCAGGGAATTTGATGGCGGCTTCTGTGTTCTCGAGCTCAACTCGCGCGAGCTGGCGGTTCACTGGGCCGCCAAAATCGCAAAAGCCTGCCGCTGCGCGCAAGAGCTGCGTGAGTTCATGTACGATCCGGAAAGTTGA
- a CDS encoding GFA family protein translates to MIRGGCLCGAVRFEVVRLIGPFELCHCSRCRKASGSAFLPWLSAHREDFKFLQGEELLRRYEAPLRDTPPPYRTCFCGRCGSPVPDLQAAVEFLEVHAGVLDDDPVLRPERHILVEAKSPWFRIYDELPQLDRVALSALRSRTVPPPFSVERIDHVVFRVRSIDASVSFYESVLGCKVVRSRPDLGLVHIRAGASMVDLVAIDGKLGRRCGKDPVAGGRNVDHLCLRVEPFDEKTIVAHLAKFGIQPSGPAGENFGAEGDGLSLSFQDPDGNIIELKGPGI, encoded by the coding sequence ATGATCCGCGGTGGCTGCCTGTGTGGTGCTGTTCGGTTCGAAGTAGTGAGACTCATCGGGCCCTTTGAGCTCTGTCATTGCAGCCGCTGCCGTAAGGCCAGCGGCTCGGCTTTTTTGCCCTGGTTGAGCGCACATCGCGAGGACTTCAAATTTCTGCAGGGCGAAGAACTATTGCGCCGGTATGAAGCTCCGCTTCGCGATACTCCACCGCCGTATCGAACGTGCTTCTGCGGCCGGTGTGGCTCGCCGGTGCCCGACTTGCAGGCGGCGGTCGAGTTCCTCGAAGTGCACGCTGGAGTGCTCGATGACGATCCGGTTCTTCGTCCCGAAAGACATATCCTGGTGGAGGCGAAGTCACCGTGGTTCCGAATCTATGACGAATTGCCGCAGTTGGATCGAGTGGCTCTCTCTGCCCTTCGAAGCCGTACCGTCCCGCCACCGTTCTCCGTCGAACGTATCGATCACGTGGTATTCCGAGTACGAAGTATCGATGCGAGCGTGTCATTCTACGAATCAGTACTCGGCTGCAAGGTAGTCCGCAGCCGGCCGGATCTGGGTCTCGTTCACATCCGTGCCGGCGCCTCCATGGTGGACCTCGTTGCCATCGATGGAAAACTCGGGCGTCGGTGCGGCAAAGACCCTGTAGCCGGTGGACGCAATGTTGATCACCTATGCCTGCGAGTAGAGCCGTTTGATGAAAAGACCATCGTCGCGCACCTCGCAAAGTTCGGCATCCAACCTTCCGGACCTGCCGGTGAAAACTTTGGCGCCGAAGGCGATGGTCTGTCGCTCTCCTTCCAGGATCCGGACGGAAACATCATCGAGCTCAAGGGTCCGGGGATATGA
- a CDS encoding SDR family oxidoreductase encodes MQNALAGKRVLVTHASEFMGPALCEIFAEQGAEVIASTNELSSQEEVDAALKAAGHIDSLVANLAFKAPTTIAAEVTEQEWRSAFAALVDPLPRLVKAVAPAMVARRSGKILVIGSAAALRGMKRTSTYSAARGAQLAYVQAVGVELAPHNVQVNAIAQNFVDNPTYFPPEVQANPKFQDRLAREVPLGRLVDAREDALFAAYLCSDAASCFVGQVFPVAGGWAVR; translated from the coding sequence ATGCAGAATGCCCTCGCGGGCAAACGCGTTCTCGTCACCCATGCATCGGAGTTCATGGGTCCCGCCTTGTGCGAAATTTTCGCCGAACAGGGGGCGGAGGTTATTGCCAGCACCAACGAATTGTCGAGTCAGGAGGAAGTCGATGCGGCGCTCAAGGCGGCCGGTCACATCGATAGCCTGGTTGCCAATCTCGCATTCAAGGCACCCACAACGATAGCCGCTGAAGTGACGGAGCAGGAGTGGCGTTCAGCGTTCGCCGCTCTTGTGGATCCGCTGCCACGCCTGGTCAAGGCCGTGGCCCCAGCCATGGTTGCACGTCGATCGGGAAAGATCCTTGTGATTGGCAGCGCCGCTGCGCTACGCGGCATGAAGCGCACTTCAACCTACAGCGCAGCGCGTGGCGCTCAATTGGCCTACGTTCAGGCAGTGGGCGTCGAACTCGCGCCGCACAATGTCCAGGTCAACGCCATTGCGCAGAACTTCGTCGACAACCCGACATACTTTCCGCCCGAGGTACAGGCCAATCCAAAATTCCAGGACCGGTTGGCAAGGGAAGTGCCCCTGGGGCGGCTCGTTGATGCCCGAGAAGATGCACTATTCGCAGCCTATCTTTGCAGTGATGCGGCGAGCTGCTTCGTCGGGCAGGTTTTCCCCGTAGCGGGCGGGTGGGCCGTGCGATGA
- a CDS encoding GNAT family N-acetyltransferase, translating to MLRPAVRSDIPAIQRVRRAVRENRLVSTTISDQQVCESIEVSGRGWVVESAGEVVGFAIGNRTTGNIWALFVHPDHEQRGYGRLLHDEMVSWLWSQGLERLWLTTEPGTRAQGFYEAAGWQFVGSTASGELRYERKR from the coding sequence ATGTTGCGTCCGGCGGTCCGTTCCGATATTCCTGCCATCCAGCGAGTGCGACGTGCTGTGCGCGAGAATCGCCTGGTCTCGACGACGATCAGCGATCAACAAGTCTGCGAGTCCATAGAAGTGTCGGGCCGCGGCTGGGTTGTCGAATCCGCTGGTGAGGTCGTCGGCTTCGCGATAGGCAATCGGACGACGGGCAATATCTGGGCACTCTTCGTTCACCCGGATCACGAGCAGCGCGGTTACGGCCGGCTCCTGCACGATGAGATGGTTTCGTGGCTATGGTCGCAGGGTCTGGAGCGACTTTGGTTGACGACAGAACCCGGCACGCGGGCACAGGGATTCTACGAAGCGGCAGGATGGCAATTCGTTGGATCGACCGCCAGTGGTGAGCTAAGGTATGAACGCAAGCGATAG
- the bla gene encoding class A beta-lactamase, whose amino-acid sequence MSSWVYPHSCRHWWHTRKAFETGQSRLGVCFLDVVTGETGGNRMDERFAMCSTFKLPMVAVCLREADHGRLDLAELLPYTEADLLPWAPVTRKSVAHGGLSIERLAQAALELSDGTAANLLVKRLGGPAAVTRKFKEMGDAVTRLDRFEPDLGLVLSADMRDTTSPLAMAQLVRRFTTGDLLRSSTRERLVRWMQNTKTGFTRLRAGLPTEWRSGNKTGTGRVQGTTNKCNDIAITFPPGRPAVIITAYFDSGEYTEQVEARHEAVLAKIGALAADWALG is encoded by the coding sequence GTGAGCTCCTGGGTGTATCCGCACTCCTGCCGGCACTGGTGGCATACCCGCAAGGCGTTCGAGACCGGTCAGTCGCGCCTGGGTGTTTGTTTTCTCGACGTCGTAACCGGGGAGACGGGTGGCAATCGAATGGATGAGCGCTTCGCAATGTGCTCAACGTTCAAGTTGCCGATGGTCGCAGTCTGCCTGCGCGAAGCGGACCATGGTCGGCTGGATCTGGCGGAGTTGCTGCCCTACACGGAAGCTGACTTGCTGCCATGGGCACCCGTGACGCGCAAGAGTGTCGCCCATGGCGGACTTAGCATCGAGAGGTTGGCGCAGGCCGCACTCGAGTTGAGTGATGGAACAGCCGCAAACCTCCTGGTCAAACGCCTCGGCGGGCCGGCCGCCGTCACCCGGAAGTTCAAGGAAATGGGCGATGCGGTGACTCGACTTGACCGCTTTGAGCCCGACCTGGGCCTGGTGCTCTCCGCCGACATGCGTGATACCACGTCGCCTCTTGCAATGGCCCAACTCGTCCGGCGGTTTACGACAGGAGACCTTCTTCGGTCGAGCACGCGCGAGCGTCTTGTGCGCTGGATGCAGAACACGAAAACCGGCTTCACTCGCCTGCGTGCGGGCCTGCCGACTGAATGGCGATCCGGCAACAAAACTGGAACCGGGCGCGTGCAGGGCACTACCAACAAGTGCAATGACATCGCCATTACTTTCCCGCCCGGCCGGCCGGCGGTCATCATTACCGCATATTTTGACAGTGGTGAGTACACGGAGCAGGTCGAAGCACGGCATGAAGCCGTTCTGGCAAAGATTGGAGCGCTTGCTGCCGATTGGGCTCTTGGCTAG